The Methanobacterium formicicum DSM 3637 nucleotide sequence TAAAGCACCATGCACATGGCTTTTAAGTTCTGGTTGGGCATTTCCCAGGGTGGTGATTGATGCAACTGTAACTAGTTCCCTGGTCTTCAGATCCAAACCTGGTCTGGAATAAATATCTCCATATGGAAATTCAGCGATGTAACGAGCCATATCCGGAGCCACATCATTTAAACTTTTTTCTAAATCTTTGTAAGAATCCGGGTTCATTATTTTTAAATTTTCCATGCCTTTCTGGTATCTATCTTCGCTCATGATTACACTTACCTTTAGTACATCTTATTGTATGGTTTTAGGCCTATTTTTAACGTATAATTTAAGATAACCTTCTTTTTAAAGTAACATCGTGGTATACATTAATATCTACGTTTTCATAATATAGTTTAGTTATAGTGAACTCATTGAATTAGGATGTACCTTTAAATGAGTATATATAAACCTTAAGTAAAGCGGGTGGTTAATGTGAAGAAGTTACTCACGAGTTTTTTATTATTAATGGCACTTTGTTTAATGTTCCAACCAGTTATGGCTGTAGACCAGTCCAGTCTGGGAGACGTGAAAAACACAGCAGATCAGGCAATTCAGAATGCAAGTAAAGCAACCAATGACACAGCACAGGACGTTCAAAATACTCTAGGCCCTATACAGGATATTCTCAATACAATCAGCTCTATTATACAGCAAATACAACAGATTTTCCAGAGTATATCTTACATAATGGGTGGTGGCAATCAATA carries:
- a CDS encoding carboxymuconolactone decarboxylase family protein is translated as MSEDRYQKGMENLKIMNPDSYKDLEKSLNDVAPDMARYIAEFPYGDIYSRPGLDLKTRELVTVASITTLGNAQPELKSHVHGALNVGCTPTEIIEVIIQMAVYAGFPAAINGLNAAKEVFEERNEKFEK